In Mastacembelus armatus chromosome 5, fMasArm1.2, whole genome shotgun sequence, a single genomic region encodes these proteins:
- the pmela gene encoding premelanosome protein a isoform X2, with the protein MGTLTLLLLALAFTSANAIKTRSQFTRYRSWNSRMYPVWKDGDPRFRNCWFGGEITFDLKNDAPTLTGARATFTINLNFPQNQTVRPDGQVVWARNCTVNGQQYQEGQAVYPEQGTKSTGVFPDGTPFTRSQDKKPHYVFVWKTWGRYWQVADGPSSSLTIGTDNVPLGSYNMEVVIYHCRSKDKFIPLGYASTVFTITDQVPFTISLSQINDINQQDQNFIQNRAIAFSINLHDPSQYLNNADINFSWDFGDNTGTLISRERTVTHTYLSVGSFKPQVVLTAAIPNGCGNPTAAITAAPAEGGDAIAFDVPASDATAVEDTAANAEEGEAVVNTDTEAVELASVAPAVVDTAVVPEGQDPPAAEVDVTAEETDAAAGEVVTAAPVAPEPEDPADAGTAAAAETAVVPDAAEENVAVIDAAASVAPVADAEEAAVEVADSVTIAPVAEVAQEADVVTVDADVDAAAVPVEVVQAETEAPADNAIPVATQTTAVEEAAPADPAADTETENEVAATAAAADQPADEEEAVPAEGEVQAEVETDPAQVALVIAKRQAPELTADCMVYRYGSLATSVDVVQGIESVEIVQVSNVVSVVTELDQNAVDLTVTCQGSLPNEVCTVISDADCITPVETVCNAATPSPDCQMILRQFFNDSGVFCINVSLTNDVSLAVASARVSVTVASGGSPAGTAATVLGVMLLACVVFCIGLMYRRIKQYQPLREDHVVNNGGRSAVTSVPLLLWNLLSRQSPGESRPLLQGRVV; encoded by the exons ATGGGGACTCTGACACTGCTACTGCTGGCTTTGGCTTTTACCTCTGCCAATGCAATAA AGACCAGAAGTCAGTTCACACGGTACCGCTCCTGGAACTCACGGATGTATCCTGTATGGAAAGATGGAGATCCGAGATTCAGAAACTGTTGGTTTG GTGGTGAAATTACTTTTGATCTGAAAAATGACGCACCCACTCTTACTGGAGCAAGAGCAACCTTCACTATTAATCTAAATTTCCCACAAAACCAGACAGTGCGCCCTGACGGGCAGGTGGTCTGGGCGCGTAACTGCACCGTCAATG GACAACAGTATCAGGAGGGTCAGGCTGTGTATCCTGAGCAGGGCACTAAGTCGACAGGAGTTTTCCCTGACGGCACACCGTTCACTAGGAGCCAGGACAAGAAACCTCACTATGTCTTTGTGTGGAAGACATGGG GGCGTTACTGGCAGGTGGCAGATGGACCATCCTCCTCCCTCACCATTGGTACAGACAACGTCCCCCTGGGCTCCTACAACATGGAGGTTGTGATCTATCACTGTCGTAGCAAAGACAAGTTCATCCCTCTCGGCTATGCCTCCACAGTCTTCACCATCACAG ACCAGGTTCCCTTCACCATATCACTCTCCCAAATAAATGACATTAACCAGCAGGACCAGAATTTCATTCAGAACCGAGCCATTGCTTTTAGCATCAACCTGCATGATCCCAGTCAGTACCTCAACAATGCTGACATCAACTTCAGCTGGGACTTTGGTGACAACACTGGAACTCTGATTTCCCGAGAGcgcactgtcacacacacatatctctCTGTTGGGAGCTTCAAACCTCAGGTGGTCCTCACAGCAGCCATCCCCAACGGCTGTGGAAACCCCACCGCTG CCATCACAGCAGCACCAGCTGAGGGAGGCGATGCAATTGCTTTCGATGTACCTGCGTCTGACGCCACGGCAGTTGAAGATACAGCTGCAAATGCAGAAGAAGGAGAAGCAGTTGTCAATACAGACACAGAGGCAGTAGAGCTTGCCTCAGTAGCTCCTGCAGTAGTTGATACAGCTGTTGTTCCAGAGGGACAAGATCCTCCTGCTGCAGAAGTAGATGTTACTGCAGAGGAAACCGatgctgcagcaggagaagTGGTCACTGCTGCCCCTGTTGCACCTGAACCCGAGGACCCTGCAGATGCAGgtacagctgcagcagctgaaactgCAGTGGTTCCAGATGCTGCTGAGGAAAACGTGGCTGTGATTGACGCTGCTGCTTCAGTTGCCCCTGTTGCAGATGCAGAAGAAGCTGCGGTTGAGGTTGCAGACAGTGTCACCATTGCTCCTGTGGCAGAAGTAGCGCAAGAAGCTGATGTTGTGActgttgatgctgatgttgacgctgctgctgttcctgtaGAAGTTGTTCAAGCAGAAACAGAAGCCCCTGCTGATAACGCCATTCCTGTGGCCACTCAGACCACAGCTGTAGAAGAGGCAGCACCAGCTGATCCTGCAGCTGATACTGAAACTGAGAATGAAGTTGcagccactgcagctgctgcag ATCAACCAGCAGATGAGGAAGAGGCTGTTCCAGCTGAAGGTGAAGTTCAAGCAGAGGTGGAAACAGATCCAGCACAGGTTGCCCTTGTTATCGCCAAAAGACAAGCACCAGAGCTGACAGCTGATTGTATGGTTTACCGTTACGGCTCCCTTGCGACCTCTGTAGATGTTGTCC AGGGTATTGAAAGTGTGGAGATTGTACAGGTGTCCAATGTTGTATCAGTGGTTACTGAGTTGGATCAAAATGCAGTGGATCTCACTGTTACCTGTCAGGGAAG TCTGCCAAATGAGGTCTGCACAGTCATTTCTGATGCCGACTGTATCACGCCAGTAGAAACTGTCTGTAATGCAGCCACACCCTCTCCAGACTGTCAGATGATCCTACGTCAGTTCTTCAATGACTCTGGAGTTTTCTGCATCAATGTCTCCTTGACCAATGATGTCAGTCTTGCTGTGGCGAGTGCCAGAGTCAGTGTAACAGTAG CCTCTGGTGGTTCTCCAGCTGGAACAGCAGCTACAGTCCTGGGTGTTATGTTGCTTGCCTGTGTTGTCTTTTGTATTGGTTTGATGTACAG GCGAATCAAGCAGTACCAGCCTCTAAGAGAAGACCATGTTGTCAACAACGGAGGGCGCTCGGCGGTGACCTCAGTGCCTTTGCTGTTGTGGAACTTGCTGAGCCGACAGTCACCAGGAGAAAGTCGTCCACTGCTTCAGGGCAGGGTTGTGTAA
- the pmela gene encoding premelanosome protein a isoform X1: MGTLTLLLLALAFTSANAIKTRSQFTRYRSWNSRMYPVWKDGDPRFRNCWFGGEITFDLKNDAPTLTGARATFTINLNFPQNQTVRPDGQVVWARNCTVNGQQYQEGQAVYPEQGTKSTGVFPDGTPFTRSQDKKPHYVFVWKTWGRYWQVADGPSSSLTIGTDNVPLGSYNMEVVIYHCRSKDKFIPLGYASTVFTITDQVPFTISLSQINDINQQDQNFIQNRAIAFSINLHDPSQYLNNADINFSWDFGDNTGTLISRERTVTHTYLSVGSFKPQVVLTAAIPNGCGNPTAVVVMASTPAAITAAPAEGGDAIAFDVPASDATAVEDTAANAEEGEAVVNTDTEAVELASVAPAVVDTAVVPEGQDPPAAEVDVTAEETDAAAGEVVTAAPVAPEPEDPADAGTAAAAETAVVPDAAEENVAVIDAAASVAPVADAEEAAVEVADSVTIAPVAEVAQEADVVTVDADVDAAAVPVEVVQAETEAPADNAIPVATQTTAVEEAAPADPAADTETENEVAATAAAADQPADEEEAVPAEGEVQAEVETDPAQVALVIAKRQAPELTADCMVYRYGSLATSVDVVQGIESVEIVQVSNVVSVVTELDQNAVDLTVTCQGSLPNEVCTVISDADCITPVETVCNAATPSPDCQMILRQFFNDSGVFCINVSLTNDVSLAVASARVSVTVASGGSPAGTAATVLGVMLLACVVFCIGLMYRRIKQYQPLREDHVVNNGGRSAVTSVPLLLWNLLSRQSPGESRPLLQGRVV; this comes from the exons ATGGGGACTCTGACACTGCTACTGCTGGCTTTGGCTTTTACCTCTGCCAATGCAATAA AGACCAGAAGTCAGTTCACACGGTACCGCTCCTGGAACTCACGGATGTATCCTGTATGGAAAGATGGAGATCCGAGATTCAGAAACTGTTGGTTTG GTGGTGAAATTACTTTTGATCTGAAAAATGACGCACCCACTCTTACTGGAGCAAGAGCAACCTTCACTATTAATCTAAATTTCCCACAAAACCAGACAGTGCGCCCTGACGGGCAGGTGGTCTGGGCGCGTAACTGCACCGTCAATG GACAACAGTATCAGGAGGGTCAGGCTGTGTATCCTGAGCAGGGCACTAAGTCGACAGGAGTTTTCCCTGACGGCACACCGTTCACTAGGAGCCAGGACAAGAAACCTCACTATGTCTTTGTGTGGAAGACATGGG GGCGTTACTGGCAGGTGGCAGATGGACCATCCTCCTCCCTCACCATTGGTACAGACAACGTCCCCCTGGGCTCCTACAACATGGAGGTTGTGATCTATCACTGTCGTAGCAAAGACAAGTTCATCCCTCTCGGCTATGCCTCCACAGTCTTCACCATCACAG ACCAGGTTCCCTTCACCATATCACTCTCCCAAATAAATGACATTAACCAGCAGGACCAGAATTTCATTCAGAACCGAGCCATTGCTTTTAGCATCAACCTGCATGATCCCAGTCAGTACCTCAACAATGCTGACATCAACTTCAGCTGGGACTTTGGTGACAACACTGGAACTCTGATTTCCCGAGAGcgcactgtcacacacacatatctctCTGTTGGGAGCTTCAAACCTCAGGTGGTCCTCACAGCAGCCATCCCCAACGGCTGTGGAAACCCCACCGCTG TAGTTGTAATGGCCTCTACCCCTGCAGCCATCACAGCAGCACCAGCTGAGGGAGGCGATGCAATTGCTTTCGATGTACCTGCGTCTGACGCCACGGCAGTTGAAGATACAGCTGCAAATGCAGAAGAAGGAGAAGCAGTTGTCAATACAGACACAGAGGCAGTAGAGCTTGCCTCAGTAGCTCCTGCAGTAGTTGATACAGCTGTTGTTCCAGAGGGACAAGATCCTCCTGCTGCAGAAGTAGATGTTACTGCAGAGGAAACCGatgctgcagcaggagaagTGGTCACTGCTGCCCCTGTTGCACCTGAACCCGAGGACCCTGCAGATGCAGgtacagctgcagcagctgaaactgCAGTGGTTCCAGATGCTGCTGAGGAAAACGTGGCTGTGATTGACGCTGCTGCTTCAGTTGCCCCTGTTGCAGATGCAGAAGAAGCTGCGGTTGAGGTTGCAGACAGTGTCACCATTGCTCCTGTGGCAGAAGTAGCGCAAGAAGCTGATGTTGTGActgttgatgctgatgttgacgctgctgctgttcctgtaGAAGTTGTTCAAGCAGAAACAGAAGCCCCTGCTGATAACGCCATTCCTGTGGCCACTCAGACCACAGCTGTAGAAGAGGCAGCACCAGCTGATCCTGCAGCTGATACTGAAACTGAGAATGAAGTTGcagccactgcagctgctgcag ATCAACCAGCAGATGAGGAAGAGGCTGTTCCAGCTGAAGGTGAAGTTCAAGCAGAGGTGGAAACAGATCCAGCACAGGTTGCCCTTGTTATCGCCAAAAGACAAGCACCAGAGCTGACAGCTGATTGTATGGTTTACCGTTACGGCTCCCTTGCGACCTCTGTAGATGTTGTCC AGGGTATTGAAAGTGTGGAGATTGTACAGGTGTCCAATGTTGTATCAGTGGTTACTGAGTTGGATCAAAATGCAGTGGATCTCACTGTTACCTGTCAGGGAAG TCTGCCAAATGAGGTCTGCACAGTCATTTCTGATGCCGACTGTATCACGCCAGTAGAAACTGTCTGTAATGCAGCCACACCCTCTCCAGACTGTCAGATGATCCTACGTCAGTTCTTCAATGACTCTGGAGTTTTCTGCATCAATGTCTCCTTGACCAATGATGTCAGTCTTGCTGTGGCGAGTGCCAGAGTCAGTGTAACAGTAG CCTCTGGTGGTTCTCCAGCTGGAACAGCAGCTACAGTCCTGGGTGTTATGTTGCTTGCCTGTGTTGTCTTTTGTATTGGTTTGATGTACAG GCGAATCAAGCAGTACCAGCCTCTAAGAGAAGACCATGTTGTCAACAACGGAGGGCGCTCGGCGGTGACCTCAGTGCCTTTGCTGTTGTGGAACTTGCTGAGCCGACAGTCACCAGGAGAAAGTCGTCCACTGCTTCAGGGCAGGGTTGTGTAA